The Flavobacterium praedii genome window below encodes:
- a CDS encoding endonuclease III domain-containing protein — protein MTKKERVSFVIKTLKELYPTILIPLDHKDPYTLLIAVLLSAQCTDVRVNQITPLLFAKADNPYDMIKMSVEEIKEIIRPCGLSPMKSKGIHGLSQILIDKHNGKVPQSFEYLEELPAVGHKTASVVMSQAFGVPAFPVDTHIHRLMYRWNLTNGKNVIQTEKDAKRIFPEEIWNDLHLQIIWYGREYSPARGWDLEKDIITKTIGRKSVLNAILTK, from the coding sequence ATGACGAAGAAGGAACGGGTATCTTTTGTAATAAAAACTTTAAAAGAATTATATCCCACTATACTAATACCACTGGATCATAAAGATCCTTATACATTATTGATTGCGGTTTTACTATCGGCACAATGTACCGATGTAAGAGTAAATCAAATCACACCTTTACTCTTTGCAAAAGCAGATAATCCATACGATATGATCAAAATGTCTGTAGAAGAGATTAAAGAAATCATTCGCCCTTGTGGATTATCCCCTATGAAATCAAAAGGAATACATGGATTATCTCAAATTTTGATTGACAAACACAATGGAAAAGTTCCGCAAAGTTTTGAATATCTCGAAGAATTACCAGCAGTTGGGCATAAAACTGCGAGTGTGGTAATGTCGCAAGCTTTTGGTGTACCTGCATTTCCAGTAGATACCCATATTCATCGATTAATGTACCGTTGGAATCTTACCAATGGAAAAAATGTAATCCAAACCGAAAAAGATGCCAAACGTATTTTTCCAGAAGAAATATGGAACGATTTACATTTACAAATTATTTGGTATGGCAGAGAGTATTCTCCAGCAAGAGGTTGGGATTTAGAAAAAGATATTATCACCAAAACTATTGGAAGAAAATCAGTTTTGAATGCAATTCTTACCAAATAG
- a CDS encoding RNA polymerase sigma factor: MANLQKSDALLVNDYIAGDESALSILIKRHESKIYGFIYSKIADRDVSNDIFQDTFIKVIKTLKTNSYNEEGKFLPWIMRIAHNLIIDFYRKSKKMPLFRETEEFSIFSIMSDDSLTIENQIIADQVDVDIRRLIDELPMDQKEVLIMRMYQDMSFKEISETTGVSINTALGRMRYAIMNLRKIIEKHQIVLTN; this comes from the coding sequence ATGGCAAATTTACAAAAATCTGATGCTTTATTAGTAAACGATTATATAGCAGGCGACGAAAGTGCTTTATCTATATTAATCAAAAGACATGAATCTAAAATTTATGGTTTTATCTATTCTAAAATTGCAGATAGAGATGTATCTAATGATATCTTTCAAGATACTTTCATTAAAGTTATCAAAACTTTAAAAACCAATTCTTATAACGAAGAAGGTAAGTTTTTACCTTGGATCATGCGAATTGCTCATAATTTAATCATTGACTTTTATAGAAAATCAAAAAAAATGCCTCTTTTCAGAGAAACAGAAGAGTTTTCTATTTTTTCTATTATGTCTGATGATTCTTTAACTATTGAAAATCAAATTATTGCGGATCAGGTTGATGTTGATATTCGTAGGCTAATTGATGAACTTCCAATGGACCAAAAAGAAGTATTAATCATGCGTATGTATCAAGATATGAGTTTTAAAGAAATTTCAGAAACTACAGGCGTTAGCATCAATACAGCATTGGGAAGAATGCGTTATGCAATAATGAATTTGAGAAAAATAATTGAAAAACATCAAATAGTTTTAACAAATTGA